From a single Oceanobacillus kimchii X50 genomic region:
- a CDS encoding DNA-3-methyladenine glycosylase, translating into MEQQQNFEPLVESFYQVPTLELAKNLLGCILVKQTEEGTTSGIIVETEAYLGNSDRAAHGYGNRRTKRTEILYAKPGHAYVHLIHNHRLINVVSSMEGDPESVLIRAVEPFSGIDEMLMRRPVKKFQNLTSGPGKLTQAMGIHMEDYGRYMLEPPLFISEGKSPVSVKSGSRIGIENTGEAKDYPYRFWVDGNPFVSK; encoded by the coding sequence ATGGAGCAACAGCAGAATTTCGAACCATTAGTTGAATCATTTTACCAAGTACCAACACTTGAATTAGCGAAAAATCTATTAGGTTGTATTTTAGTGAAACAAACGGAAGAAGGAACAACTTCAGGTATTATTGTTGAGACAGAGGCTTATCTGGGAAATTCAGACCGAGCAGCTCACGGTTATGGAAATCGAAGGACAAAACGTACAGAAATTCTCTATGCTAAACCAGGGCATGCATATGTGCATCTCATTCATAATCATCGTCTGATTAATGTGGTTAGTAGTATGGAAGGTGATCCTGAAAGCGTGCTAATTCGAGCGGTCGAACCTTTTTCCGGTATAGATGAAATGCTTATGCGGAGACCAGTGAAGAAGTTTCAGAACTTAACCAGTGGGCCAGGAAAATTAACACAAGCTATGGGGATACACATGGAGGATTATGGCCGCTACATGCTAGAGCCTCCTTTATTTATATCTGAAGGAAAATCTCCCGTATCAGTGAAAAGCGGAAGTCGAATTGGCATAGAAAATACTGGTGAGGCAAAGGATTATCCTTATCGATTTTGGGTAGATGGCAATCCTTTTGTATCAAAATAA
- a CDS encoding DinB family protein: protein MNTKEVLLAQIDACLENTWFVSLFYSIEGLTEEEADWKPSSEVNSIREIVNHLIFYNERHLNRFKNAPTDTKKVESTFSNRDGLTWDDVRERITKGIESWKMELQNAGMNKVEEQAEVIAHLTIHITYHTGQIIFLRKLQGSWNKEDGVKG, encoded by the coding sequence ATGAATACGAAAGAAGTTTTATTAGCTCAGATTGACGCTTGTTTGGAAAATACATGGTTTGTATCATTATTTTATTCTATAGAAGGACTGACAGAAGAAGAGGCAGATTGGAAACCTTCAAGTGAAGTAAACTCCATTCGAGAAATAGTAAATCATTTGATTTTTTATAATGAACGACATCTAAACAGATTTAAGAACGCACCGACAGACACGAAAAAAGTTGAATCCACTTTTTCGAATAGAGATGGACTTACTTGGGATGATGTACGTGAAAGGATTACAAAGGGAATTGAAAGCTGGAAAATGGAATTGCAAAATGCAGGTATGAATAAAGTGGAGGAGCAAGCAGAGGTAATAGCCCATTTAACTATTCATATAACCTATCATACTGGTCAGATTATTTTCCTTAGGAAATTACAAGGGAGTTGGAATAAAGAAGATGGTGTGAAGGGGTGA
- a CDS encoding VOC family protein, which translates to MNEKLWRIGTTYIPVSDIELSANWYVEKLGARVNYQDDDKCILDLANQSIFLVRSPSGQNANFIDLAGEEHFSITFEVDGVKSLEFLRLELAVDDVRVGELEDRGHAGRNFVFYDPDGNKFDVWSELSPRFKEKYRLLEG; encoded by the coding sequence ATGAATGAAAAGCTTTGGAGAATTGGAACAACATATATTCCGGTAAGCGATATAGAACTTTCTGCAAATTGGTACGTGGAAAAGTTAGGTGCACGGGTGAACTATCAAGATGATGATAAATGTATTCTAGATCTGGCAAATCAAAGCATTTTTCTTGTTAGATCTCCATCTGGTCAAAATGCTAATTTTATAGATTTAGCTGGAGAAGAACATTTTTCCATAACGTTTGAAGTGGATGGAGTAAAATCACTAGAATTTCTCCGGCTTGAATTAGCGGTAGATGATGTTCGTGTAGGTGAACTAGAAGATAGAGGTCATGCGGGAAGGAATTTCGTGTTTTATGATCCAGATGGCAATAAATTTGATGTGTGGAGTGAATTGAGTCCTCGTTTTAAGGAAAAGTATAGATTATTGGAGGGATGA
- a CDS encoding ABC transporter ATP-binding protein: MSHSVNIEEKSSVVIKGLTKRFQSEVVLDNVDITISKNEIHGIIGRNGAGKTTFIECITGFLPFDSGEVKLLNLEGPQNQKQIMQHIGIQPQVGNLLPRQTVYETIQLFTSFYKESIPVEKLMDLLALNQLETKKIKDLSVGQKQRLLVGLALIGNPSLIILDEPTTGIDPQIRQLIWEVLKEVRDLGSTILLTTHYMEEAHKLCDRISILHNNRFLVTGTPEEIINAHKKHLSDSLEDVFLNLTGTDLRKEID, encoded by the coding sequence ATGTCTCATTCTGTAAATATTGAAGAAAAGTCAAGTGTCGTTATAAAGGGGCTAACAAAGCGATTTCAGAGTGAAGTAGTTTTAGATAATGTAGATATAACCATTTCAAAAAATGAGATACATGGAATTATTGGTCGAAATGGAGCAGGGAAAACAACATTTATTGAATGTATAACAGGATTTCTACCTTTTGATAGTGGAGAAGTCAAGCTTTTGAACCTTGAGGGTCCACAAAACCAAAAACAGATAATGCAACATATTGGTATACAACCCCAAGTCGGAAACCTATTGCCAAGACAAACGGTTTATGAAACGATCCAATTATTTACAAGCTTTTATAAAGAATCCATCCCTGTTGAAAAATTAATGGATTTACTAGCTTTAAATCAACTGGAAACTAAGAAAATAAAAGACCTATCTGTTGGTCAAAAGCAACGATTACTAGTAGGATTAGCTTTGATTGGTAATCCATCATTAATCATATTAGATGAACCGACAACTGGTATTGATCCTCAAATACGTCAACTAATCTGGGAAGTATTAAAAGAAGTAAGAGATTTGGGAAGCACAATCTTATTAACTACTCACTATATGGAAGAGGCTCATAAGTTATGTGATCGTATTTCTATTTTACATAATAATAGGTTTTTGGTTACTGGAACTCCTGAAGAAATAATAAATGCACATAAAAAGCACTTATCTGATAGTTTAGAAGATGTATTCCTTAATCTTACAGGAACGGATTTACGAAAGGAGATTGATTAA
- a CDS encoding ABC transporter permease — MAIIQNLVVVGLKEITRDPKILFFSMIFPLFFLGLFYGMSFVIPSSEVMEMTMIEFMFPGILMMAFASIGFLGTSVPIIEMRQKGVLKTFRTTPLKENTFVLSQVIVRLVLACIQLVIFVVIGVFLNMIDMSNLLLFLVISLLGICMFLIFGFLFGGLFNHVELASGVLSFLMVPLIMLSGAMLPLYILPDVFQTISYFIPITYLTDIYHQFLFGVEGNIPIIADVLIIIGISVIFYWLTVKTFKWN; from the coding sequence ATGGCCATTATTCAAAATTTAGTTGTGGTTGGCTTGAAAGAAATTACTCGTGACCCAAAAATTTTGTTCTTTTCAATGATCTTTCCTTTGTTTTTCCTAGGCTTATTTTATGGAATGAGTTTTGTTATTCCTTCATCAGAAGTAATGGAAATGACGATGATCGAGTTTATGTTTCCTGGTATTTTAATGATGGCATTTGCAAGTATAGGCTTTTTAGGCACATCTGTACCAATTATTGAAATGAGACAAAAAGGGGTATTAAAAACATTTCGAACTACGCCTTTAAAGGAGAATACTTTTGTTTTGTCGCAGGTTATTGTCCGGTTGGTACTTGCCTGCATTCAATTAGTAATATTTGTTGTAATAGGTGTTTTCTTAAATATGATTGATATGAGTAATCTCTTGCTTTTTCTAGTCATTTCATTATTGGGTATTTGTATGTTTTTAATATTTGGGTTTCTATTTGGTGGTCTTTTTAATCATGTTGAACTAGCTTCAGGTGTCTTAAGTTTTTTGATGGTCCCTCTTATCATGTTAAGTGGTGCAATGCTGCCATTATATATTTTACCAGATGTATTTCAAACCATTTCATATTTTATACCAATTACGTATTTAACGGATATCTATCATCAATTTTTGTTTGGTGTAGAAGGAAATATCCCTATTATTGCTGATGTCCTTATTATTATTGGAATCAGTGTCATCTTTTATTGGTTAACTGTTAAGACATTTAAGTGGAATTAG
- a CDS encoding alpha/beta hydrolase, which produces MPEQYAVLEGAEPFYFEGNRVGVLVSHGFTGTTQSMRPLGEAFADAGYTICSPRLKGHGTHYKDMEKTTFHDWIESIEEGYQWLQERCDSIYMCGLSMGGTLSLYMAEKYSELKGIVLINAAIEVPDMETATDIKDTRFIDAIGSDIKKLNVQELAYEKTPVQSIREIVGLMEQVRLDLNKVTCPTCIFVSDVDHVVPPYNSEVIYKEIESNVKEIIPLKDSYHVATLDNDQAYIIEKTLEFIGEY; this is translated from the coding sequence ATGCCAGAGCAATATGCCGTATTAGAAGGAGCGGAGCCATTTTATTTTGAAGGGAATCGTGTAGGAGTATTGGTTTCTCATGGTTTTACCGGTACGACACAAAGTATGCGACCGCTTGGGGAAGCATTTGCGGATGCTGGATATACTATATGTAGCCCAAGATTGAAGGGACATGGAACCCATTATAAAGATATGGAGAAAACGACATTCCATGATTGGATTGAATCTATTGAAGAAGGATATCAGTGGCTCCAAGAGCGTTGTGACTCTATTTACATGTGCGGCTTGTCAATGGGAGGAACATTATCTCTATACATGGCAGAGAAGTACAGTGAATTAAAAGGAATTGTCTTAATAAATGCCGCTATAGAAGTGCCAGATATGGAAACAGCAACAGATATAAAAGATACACGTTTTATTGATGCAATTGGATCAGATATAAAAAAGCTGAATGTGCAGGAATTAGCATATGAAAAAACACCAGTTCAATCGATTAGAGAGATTGTAGGGCTGATGGAACAAGTACGATTAGATTTAAATAAAGTTACGTGCCCCACATGTATATTTGTATCGGATGTGGATCATGTGGTACCACCATATAATTCAGAGGTCATATATAAAGAAATCGAATCTAACGTGAAAGAAATAATTCCATTAAAAGATAGTTATCACGTGGCAACGCTGGATAATGACCAGGCTTATATAATTGAGAAAACATTGGAGTTTATAGGTGAGTATTAG
- a CDS encoding nucleotidyltransferase domain-containing protein — MKDIRNRMNAREAARKIVEQHFPSCTGAVLAGSVVRGEATNTSDLDIVIFDKKLPASYRTSFNSFGWPVEAFVHNSESYKFFFESDRKRARPSLPDMVANGVIIKNEDGIMDKIKVEANQILTNGPDKWTKEEIDLKRYFLTDVLDDFIGSEYRPEELFILNKLMDLVCEFILRTKNQWVGDSKGMYRALQRHDDTLTEELIRSVDTFYQYNEKKSMIEFVDRILEPYGGRFFEGFLLGKMESAQSKEM, encoded by the coding sequence ATGAAAGATATAAGAAATCGCATGAATGCAAGAGAAGCAGCTAGGAAAATAGTAGAGCAACATTTCCCCTCTTGTACTGGAGCGGTTTTAGCAGGGAGTGTAGTACGTGGGGAAGCAACAAATACTTCTGATCTAGATATCGTTATTTTTGATAAAAAATTACCAGCATCTTATCGAACTTCATTTAATTCTTTTGGGTGGCCAGTGGAAGCATTTGTACATAATAGTGAATCATACAAGTTTTTCTTTGAGTCTGACCGCAAGCGAGCTCGGCCATCTTTGCCGGATATGGTAGCTAATGGAGTAATTATCAAGAATGAGGATGGGATAATGGATAAGATTAAAGTAGAAGCGAACCAAATTTTAACGAATGGACCTGATAAGTGGACGAAAGAAGAGATTGACTTAAAGCGCTATTTCTTAACGGATGTGTTAGATGATTTTATCGGTAGTGAATATAGACCAGAGGAATTATTTATATTAAATAAGCTCATGGATCTTGTTTGTGAATTTATATTACGAACAAAAAATCAATGGGTTGGAGATTCGAAAGGAATGTATCGTGCTTTACAGAGGCATGATGATACTCTAACTGAAGAATTGATAAGGAGCGTGGATACTTTCTATCAATATAATGAGAAGAAGTCTATGATTGAATTTGTCGATAGAATCCTAGAACCATATGGCGGAAGATTCTTTGAGGGTTTTCTACTGGGAAAGATGGAAAGTGCTCAAAGTAAGGAGATGTAG
- a CDS encoding metal-dependent hydrolase family protein, whose product MTSLLIKNGLFIDGNGGEPEKDVIVVVKDNQIAYVGSETAYSISGEEQVVDAQGGTILPGMIDTHVHMMMEFSPVAERLETPFSFMYYQAAKYLENTLKAGITTVRDALGTDLGVKKAVEEGLISGPRLQLSINALTITGGHGDGYTVSGREVDLLPSDYPGMPSGKCDGVEEVRKKTREMLRAGAEVIKVHATGGVLSATDHPEFTQFSQEELETIVEEGRFRKGVKVMAHAQGAEGIKNAVRAGVHSIEHGIFLDDEAIDMMIEKGTYLVPTLLAPVAVLETAKETGMPDTAVQKSKEVIEFHKASIAKAHKAGVKIAMGTDAGVMKHGTNLRELGLMTEAGMTPMEAIIASTKTAAECLGWEDKVGTVEEGKLADIIIVNGNPLEDINLLANNENIKTVIKDGKIEK is encoded by the coding sequence ATGACAAGCTTATTAATAAAAAACGGATTGTTTATAGATGGAAATGGCGGTGAACCAGAGAAAGATGTAATTGTTGTAGTAAAGGATAATCAAATTGCTTACGTAGGATCAGAAACGGCTTATTCTATCAGTGGTGAGGAACAAGTAGTAGATGCCCAAGGTGGAACAATACTTCCTGGGATGATTGATACACATGTGCATATGATGATGGAGTTTTCTCCAGTTGCAGAAAGATTGGAGACACCTTTTTCTTTTATGTATTATCAAGCAGCAAAATATTTAGAGAACACATTAAAAGCAGGAATTACCACTGTAAGAGACGCTCTTGGTACTGATCTTGGTGTGAAGAAAGCGGTAGAAGAAGGTTTAATTTCAGGTCCTCGATTACAGTTAAGTATCAATGCACTTACGATTACCGGTGGACATGGAGATGGTTATACTGTTTCCGGACGTGAAGTCGATTTATTGCCATCGGATTATCCGGGGATGCCAAGTGGTAAATGTGATGGTGTAGAAGAAGTGCGCAAGAAAACACGTGAAATGTTACGTGCCGGTGCAGAAGTTATCAAAGTGCATGCTACTGGAGGCGTTCTAAGTGCTACGGATCATCCAGAATTCACTCAATTTTCGCAAGAGGAACTAGAGACGATCGTAGAAGAAGGACGCTTCCGTAAAGGCGTCAAAGTAATGGCACATGCTCAAGGAGCAGAAGGAATCAAAAACGCAGTAAGAGCTGGGGTACATTCGATTGAACATGGAATATTTCTTGATGATGAGGCAATTGACATGATGATAGAAAAAGGGACTTACCTCGTTCCAACACTACTAGCACCAGTTGCTGTTCTTGAAACAGCCAAAGAGACGGGAATGCCTGATACCGCAGTACAAAAATCAAAAGAAGTTATTGAATTTCATAAAGCAAGTATTGCTAAAGCGCATAAAGCTGGTGTGAAAATTGCAATGGGAACCGATGCTGGTGTGATGAAGCATGGAACAAACTTACGCGAACTTGGTTTAATGACAGAAGCTGGGATGACACCAATGGAGGCTATTATAGCTTCTACTAAGACAGCTGCAGAGTGTCTTGGTTGGGAAGATAAAGTTGGGACCGTTGAAGAAGGAAAGTTAGCAGATATTATTATTGTTAATGGAAATCCATTAGAGGATATTAACTTACTAGCGAATAATGAAAACATAAAAACGGTTATTAAAGACGGGAAAATAGAAAAATAG
- a CDS encoding zinc ribbon domain-containing protein, producing MKQGQGCIKCGSRNADQKDVSMTGSGLSKMFDVQNNRFTVVYCQDCGYSEFYNKDSSTASNAFDLFFGG from the coding sequence ATGAAACAAGGTCAAGGTTGTATAAAGTGCGGTAGTAGAAATGCAGATCAAAAAGATGTATCAATGACTGGTTCAGGATTATCAAAAATGTTTGATGTCCAAAATAACCGTTTCACCGTAGTTTACTGCCAAGATTGCGGTTACTCTGAGTTCTATAATAAAGATAGCTCAACTGCTAGTAATGCATTTGATCTATTCTTCGGTGGTTAA
- a CDS encoding aldo/keto reductase produces MKLHEALNKKIGLGTAPLGNMFRKVSEEEAQETIRNAWEQGIRYFDTAPFYGAGLSEIRLGEALSDKKRSDYLLSSKVGRIILEDEMEEKSGLFEDARQNKILTDYTEEATLRSIEDSLKRLNTDYLDMIFVHDISPDFLGDEWITKFEEARNGAFKVLDRLRDEGVIKSWGIGVNTTIPIEVAMELEEANPDLSLTATQYTLMQHDRALERMMSLGEKTGKKFVVGAPYNSGALLGGDYFDYQPATEEVKKQAQQLRQIADKHGISLKAAALQFSTAHPAVSAVIPGSTRPSRIKEDLSAMQETIPAVFWQELIREGLISDKAPLPK; encoded by the coding sequence GTGAAGCTACATGAAGCTTTAAATAAAAAAATTGGTTTAGGCACTGCTCCGTTAGGAAATATGTTCCGAAAGGTATCTGAAGAAGAAGCACAAGAGACTATCCGAAATGCGTGGGAACAAGGCATTCGATATTTTGATACGGCACCTTTTTATGGAGCGGGATTATCGGAAATTCGTCTTGGAGAAGCATTGTCTGATAAAAAACGAAGCGATTATCTTTTAAGCTCAAAGGTTGGCAGAATTATTTTAGAAGATGAAATGGAAGAAAAATCGGGATTGTTTGAAGATGCGCGTCAAAATAAGATTCTAACAGATTATACAGAGGAAGCGACTTTACGTTCCATTGAAGATAGTCTAAAACGATTAAATACAGATTATCTAGATATGATATTTGTACATGACATTTCACCAGATTTCTTAGGTGATGAATGGATTACAAAATTTGAAGAAGCACGAAATGGTGCATTTAAAGTACTGGATCGACTGCGTGATGAGGGAGTAATCAAATCATGGGGGATTGGTGTTAACACAACTATTCCAATTGAAGTCGCCATGGAATTAGAAGAAGCAAATCCAGATCTTTCCCTGACAGCAACACAATATACACTGATGCAGCATGATCGTGCATTGGAGCGTATGATGTCTCTCGGTGAAAAAACAGGAAAAAAATTTGTGGTTGGTGCACCATATAATTCAGGAGCATTGCTTGGAGGAGATTATTTTGATTATCAACCGGCGACCGAAGAAGTAAAAAAACAAGCACAGCAATTAAGACAAATTGCCGACAAACATGGGATTAGTCTAAAAGCAGCAGCGCTACAGTTCTCTACCGCACATCCTGCAGTTAGTGCAGTAATTCCTGGCTCTACAAGACCGAGTCGTATCAAGGAAGATTTAAGCGCGATGCAAGAAACCATTCCTGCGGTGTTTTGGCAAGAGCTGATTAGAGAAGGATTGATTTCTGATAAAGCTCCCTTACCAAAATAG